Proteins co-encoded in one Acipenser ruthenus chromosome 3, fAciRut3.2 maternal haplotype, whole genome shotgun sequence genomic window:
- the LOC117394534 gene encoding histone H4-like — protein MSGRAKGGKGLGKGGAKRHRKVLHDNIQGITKPAIHRLARRGGVKRISGLIYEETRGVLKVFLENVIRDAVTYTEHTKRKTVTAMDMVYALKRQGRTRYGFGG, from the coding sequence ATGTCTGGCAGAGCTAAGGGAGGCAAAGGACTTGGCAAAGGGGGTGCTAAGCGTCATCGCAAAGTGCTCCATGATAACATCCAGGGAATCACCAAGCCTGCTATTCACCGCCTGGCCCGCCGTGGAGGAGTAAAGCGAATCTCCGGCCTGATCTATGAGGAGACACGCGGGGTGTTGAAGGTgttcctggagaatgtgatccgggatgcagtcacctacactgagcacaccaagagaaagaccgtcaccgccATGGATATGGTGTATGCTCTGAAACGCCAGGGTCGCACTCGTTACGGATTTGGAGGGTAA